CCCGCAGAGACTTAAGGGTGCGGAGCGGCTGGATGACTATTCGATCTCCCTCGCGGAGAAAGGCAACCCGGTCATTGGGCTCGATACGCAGTGCGTCCCGAATGTATTTGGGGATCGTTACCTGCCCCTTTGTGGTAACTGTAGAGAGCATAATTCAAACCTCCGTCTATGTTTCTTACTGCTGATAATATGTAAGGATATGTGTTTTGTCAAACACTATTGATGACAGCGGGATAAGATTTTCTTGTGGTGAAACGCCGGCAATGATAAGGTGTGCTCACTTTTCCAGACCAGAAGGGAGATTTGTCGGACGTGAAGATTATTCTTGCCGGGCACAACATAGACCGTGATATTATAAATGAGTTTCAATACTTGCAGCCGGAACGCCGTGATCTGACGCCGGAGACGATCGCTGCCGCCTATGCGCGGATCAGCCGTAATCCGGCGCCGGTGAACGAGTTGCGGGCGAGCGCGCGGGGCGAGGTGGAAAAGGCCCGTCTCTCCAATAAAAATATTGTCTTTGAGATGGGACACAGCTCGATTGCCGAACACGCCGTCTTCAACATCGACATTATCGGCGTGTCCAGGCTGCTTGTCGAAGAAATAGAGCGAGCGCGGCTTGTCTCCTATACTGAAAAATCGCAGCGTTATGTGCTGCTCGCCGATGATTTCGTCATTCCGGATGAGGTTCGCGGCGCCGGATTGGAGGAGCTTTTTGTTGCCGTCATCCGCCGGCAGAACGCCTTTTACCGGGAACTATATGGGCAGCTCAGGCCGTATGTATTCGAAAAAAATAAAGAACTTGCCGCCGATCCGGCGAATGCGG
This genomic interval from Syntrophobacterales bacterium contains the following:
- a CDS encoding AbrB/MazE/SpoVT family DNA-binding domain-containing protein encodes the protein MLSTVTTKGQVTIPKYIRDALRIEPNDRVAFLREGDRIVIQPLRTLKSLRGAVKAKPASSFAAERSQAKDALAERITGEVK